AACAAGGACGAGCCCAAGGTGACCTTCGCCGACGTGGCGGGCGCCGACGAGGCCGTCGCCGAGCTGGTGGAGATCAAGGAGTTCCTCGAGTCGCCCACCAAGTTCCACGCCATCGGCGCCAAGATCCCCAAGGGCGTCCTGCTGTTCGGCCCGCCCGGGACGGGCAAGACGCTGCTGGCCCGGGCGGTGGCGGGCGAGGCGGGCGTGCCCTTCTTCTCCATCTCCGGCTCGGACTTCGTGGAGATGTTCGTCGGCGTCGGGGCCAGCCGGGTGCGCGACCTGTTCAACCAGGCCAAGGCCAACCCTCCGGCCATCATCTTCATGGACGAGATCGACGCCGTCGGCCGCCACCGGGGCGCCGGCATGGGCGGCGGCCACGACGAGCGGGAGCAGACCCTCAACCAGCTGCTGGTGGAGATGGACGGGTTCGACACCAAGGCCGGCGTCATCCTCATCGCCGCCACCAACCGCCCCGACATCCTCGACCCCGCCCTCCTGCGCCCGGGTCGCTTCGACCGCCAGATCGTGGTCGACCGGCCCGACCTCCAGGGCCGGAGGAGGATCCTGGAGGTCCACGCCAGGGGCAAGCCGCTCGAGGAGAACATCGACCTCGAGGTGCTGGCCCGGCGCACCCCCGGCTTCACCGGCGCCGACCTCGCCAACCTGATGAACGAGGCCGCCCTCCTCGCCGCCCGCCACGGCCACAAGAGGATCGGCATGACGGCCCTGGAGGACGCCATCGACCGGGTGATCGGCGGCCCCGAGCGCAAGACCCGGGTGATGTCCGAGAAGGAGAAGCTGGTCATCGCCTACCACGAGGGCGGCCACGCCCTGGTCGGCCACGTGCTGCCCCACGCCGACCCCGTGCACAAGGTCTCCATCGTCGCCCGGGGCCGGGCGCTGGGGTGGACCCTGTCCCTGCCCACCGAGGACAAGTACCTCGTCAGCCGCTCGGAGCTGATCGACCAGCTGGCCGTCCTCATGGGCGGGCGCACGGCCGAGGAGCTGATCTTCGAGGAGGTGACCACCGGGGCGGCCAACGACATCGAGAAGGCGTCGGAGATCGCCCGGGCCATGGTCACCCAGTACGGGATGAGCGACGTGCTCGGGCCGCTCCAGCTGGGTGAGAAGAACGGCGAGGTCTTCCTCGGCCGGGACCTGGGCCACCAGGCCAACTACTCCGACGAGATGGCGGCCCGCATCGACGCCGAGGTCCGCAAGCTGATCGACGGCTCCCACGACGAGGCCCTCGCCATCCTCGAGACGCACCGGGCCACCCTGGACCGCCTGGCGTCGGCGCTGATCGACCAGGAGACGCTGGACACGCCCGAGCTCATGAAGATCCTGGGCGACCTGCCGCCGTGGCCGACCCGGGCCAAGGTGAAGGCCCCGGCGCCGGCGCCCACGCCGGCGCCGGTGGCCGCCGCCAGCACCGTCGAGCCCCCGCCCGCGGCCGGAGACGCCGCCGCCGCCGCCATGCGCCGCCTCCGCCGTCGGCTCCGGCGGGTCACCAACCGGCCCGCCACGGCGTGAGCGACGCGGCCGGCCCCGTCCCGGCCCGCCGCCCGGTGGACGGGCCGCGCATCGAGCGGGCCGTCCGGGAGATCCTGGAGGCCATCGGCGAGGACCCCGGCCGGGACGGGCTGCGGGCCACGCCAGGGCGGGTGGCCGACATGTACGCCGAGATCTTCAGCGGCATCGGCTCGCACCCGGCGGACGTGCTGGACGTCACCTTCGAGGAGGGCCACGACGAGATGGTGATGGTGCTCGACATCCCGCTCTACAGCGTGTGCGAGCACCACCTCGTGCCCTTCGTCGGCAAGGCCCACGTGGCCTACATCCCGAATGCCGACGGGCGCATCACCGGCCTGTCCAAGCTGGCCCGCCTGGTGGACGCGTTCGCCCGCCGGCCCCAGGTCCAGGAGCGGCTCACCACCCAGATCGCCGACACCGTCGAGCAGGTGCTCCAGCCCCGGGGCGTGCTCGTCTCCCTCCAGGCCGAGCACCTGTGCATGTCCATGCGGGGCGTCAACAAGCCGGGGACGCTCACCGTCACCCAGGCGGTCCGCGGGCTGTTCCGCAGCGACCCCCGCACCCGCGCCGAGGCCATGGCCTTCATCCACGGCCGGTGACGGGCTGCGGGTGAACGGCCTGCCACCGGGCTGACCCCGCCGGTCCCCTCCGAACCGGGGCGGGCCGGCCGATAAGAAGCGCGTGAGACGGCGGCCGGCGCTGCGAGCGGTGGTGGCGGTAGCCGCCGCCGTGGGCGGAGGGGCCGGCGGCCCGGCGGCGGCGGCGCCCGTGCCGGGGTCGGGGTGCACCCTGTTCCCGGCGGACAACGTCTGGCACGCCGACGTGTCGACCCTGCCCGTCCACCCGTCGGGCGGCGCCTGGCTGGCTTCCATGGGCGGCCCCGGTGTGCGGCTCCATCCCGACTTCGGTCCCGCCGGCCCCGGCGAGCAGCCGTACGGGATTCCCTACACGGTGGTCCCGGGCGACGCCGCCAAGGTCGCCGTGGCCTTCGAGTACGCCGACGAGAGCGACCCCGGGCCCTACCCGTTCGCCGCCGACACGCCGGTGGAGGGCGGCAGCGACCGCCACGCCCTCATGGTGGACCGGGACCGGTGCGTGCTCTACGAGCTGTTCGCCGCCACCTACGACGCCGCCGGGTCGACCGCCGGCTCCGGCGCCGTCTGGGACCTCCGCTCCAACGCCCTGCGGCCGGCGGGCTGGACCTCGGCCGACGCCGCCGGCCTCCCCATCCTGCCCGGCCTGCTGCGGCGGGACGAGGTGGCGGCCGGCGCCGTGGACCACGCCATCCGCATGACCGCCCGACGCACCGACCGCAGCTACGTCTGGCCCGCCCGCCACCACGCGGGGGCGGCCAGCGACCCCTCCCTGCCCCCAATGGGGGCCCGGTTCCGCCTGAAGGCGAGCTTCGACGTGAGCCGCTTCCGCCCCGACACCCAGGTCGTGCTGCGGGCCATGCAGCGCCACGGGATGATCCTGGCCGACAACGGCTCGGACTGGTACTTCACGGGCACGTCGGAGCCGGGGTGGGACACCGGGATGCTCGACGAGCTCGAGTCGGTGCCCGCCGGCGAGCTCGAGGCGGTCGACGCCTCGTCGCTCCTGGTCGAGCCCGACTCGGGCCGGGTGCGGGCGGCGCCCACCCCTGCCGCGCCGGTCACCACCACCACGGCGGCGCCCGTCGCCACGACCTCGCCACCGGCGGGGCCGATGAAGGCGGGTCCCCCGCCCGCTCCGGCCCGGCGGCCGGCGACCACGGTGACACCGACGACCACCGCGCCGGCGGTGGTGAGCACCATGCTCGACCAGGAGGAGACGGCGCCCGAACCGGTGGCGCGGCGACCGGGCCTGCCGCCTCCGCCCGACGACGGGCCCCGGGCCGCGGAGGTCGCCCTGCTGGTGCTGGGCGCGGTGTCGGCCGCGGTGGCCGCCACCGGCGCCGCCCTGCGGCTGCGCCGCCGCACCCGGGGCCGCCACCGGCTCCGCCCCCGCCACCTCGTGTAGTGCTTCGACCTCATTCGATCGCTTCGCTCACTCCATTCGGTCGAGTCGGATCGTGCTCCGGCGGGCGAGCGGAGCTCGCCCGGCTCCTTCCTGTCCTTCTCGGTGTCCGCAGCCGCAGAGGCCGCCTGCGGTGGCGCGTGCGGCCACGGACCTTGCCGCTGCGAACTCGGCCAGCGTTTCGCGTCACCGCACTGGCCGCCGGCCCGGGTACGGTCGGCGGCGCATGGGCCGCCGTCACGACCTCGTCATCGTCGGCATGGGGTCGGGCGGCATGGTGGCGGCCGAGTTCGCCGCCACCCTGGGGCTGCGGGTGGCGGTGGCCGAGCGGGGCCGGGTCGGCGGCGACTGCCTGTGGACGGGCTGCGTCCCCTCCAAGGCCCTGCTGTCGTCGGCCAAGGTCGCCCTGCTGCTCCGCAAGGCCGACCGGTGGGGGCTGCCGTCCTACGAGCCGGAGATCGACACGGCCCGGGTGTGGGAGCGCATCCGGTTCGTCCAGGAGGCCATCGCCACCACCGACGACGACCCCGACCGCTTCCGGGCCGCCGGCGTGGAGATCGTCCCCGGCACGGCCCGCCTGGTCGGCCCGCACACGGTGGAGGTGGACGGGCGGGAGCTGCGCACCCGGTTCGTGCTGCTGTGCACGGGCAGCCGGCCGGCCGTCCCGCCCGTCCCCGGTCTGGCCGAGGCCGGGTTCCTCACCAGCGAGAACGTGTTCGAGCTGGAGCGGGCGCCGCGGCGGCTCGTCGCCATCGGCGGCGGGCCCATCGCCGTCGAGCTGGCTCAGGGGCTCACCCGCCTCGGCACGGCCGTGACCGTCCTCCAGCGGGGGCCGCGGGTCCTGGCCCGGGACGAGCCCGAGCTGGTCGAGATCCTCACCCGGCGCCTCATCGACGAGGGCGTCGACCTGCGCCTCGGGGTGGACGTCCTCGCCGTCGCCGTCGAGGACGGGACCAAGGTGGTCACCGGCACCGAGGGCGGGCAGCCGGCGCGGTGGGAGGCCGACGAGCTGCTCGTCTCCGTCGGCCGGCGGCCCAACGTGGAGGGCCTGGGCCTGGAGAAGGTGGGGGTCCACGTCGGGCCCAAGGGGATCGAGGTGGACGACCGGATGCGCACGAGCGTCCCGTCCGTCTACGCCGCGGGCGACGTGGCCGGCCGCCACCTGTTCACCCACTCGGCCGCCCACGAGGCCCTGAGGGCGGTGCGGGACATGTTCTTCCCGGGCCGCGGCACGGTGAGCGACCTGGTGCCGTGGTGCACCTTCACCGACCCCGAGCTGGCGTCGGCCGGCCTCACCGAGGCCCAGGCCCGGGAGCGCCACGGCGACGGGGTGAAGGTCTGGCGCCTGGACCTGGCCCACTCCGACCGGGCCCGGGCCGACGGGGAGGCGGAGGGCCGCCTGATCGCCGTGTGCGGGCCCAGGGGCCGGTTGCTGGGCGCCCACGTCCTGGCCCCGCGGGCGGGCGAGATGATCCACGAGCCCGCCCTTCTCATCCGCACCGGCGGGAAGCTGACCGACCTGTCGAAGCTGATCCACGTCTACCCGACCCTGTCGACGTCGCTCGGGCAGCTGGCCGCCGAGGCGACGTTCGCCGCCGCCCTCCGCCTCCGCTGGGTGACGCGATTGGCCCGCCTCCGCCCGTTCGGGCGCTGACCGGCCCCGGTACGATCGGGGCGATGGCTCCCCTCGTCATGGGCGTGCTCAACGTGACGCCCGACTCGTTCTCCGACGGTGGGCGCTTCCTCGACCCCGAGCGGGCGGTCGCCCACGGCATGGCGATGATCGCCCAGGGCGCCGACGTGGTCGACGTGGGCGGCGAGTCGACCCGGCCGGGGGCCGAGCCGGTGGCCGAGGAGGAGGAGCTCCGCCGGGTCGTGCCCGTGGTCACGGCCCTGGCGCCCCACGTGCGGGTGTCCG
The sequence above is drawn from the Acidimicrobiales bacterium genome and encodes:
- a CDS encoding FAD-dependent oxidoreductase; translation: MGRRHDLVIVGMGSGGMVAAEFAATLGLRVAVAERGRVGGDCLWTGCVPSKALLSSAKVALLLRKADRWGLPSYEPEIDTARVWERIRFVQEAIATTDDDPDRFRAAGVEIVPGTARLVGPHTVEVDGRELRTRFVLLCTGSRPAVPPVPGLAEAGFLTSENVFELERAPRRLVAIGGGPIAVELAQGLTRLGTAVTVLQRGPRVLARDEPELVEILTRRLIDEGVDLRLGVDVLAVAVEDGTKVVTGTEGGQPARWEADELLVSVGRRPNVEGLGLEKVGVHVGPKGIEVDDRMRTSVPSVYAAGDVAGRHLFTHSAAHEALRAVRDMFFPGRGTVSDLVPWCTFTDPELASAGLTEAQARERHGDGVKVWRLDLAHSDRARADGEAEGRLIAVCGPRGRLLGAHVLAPRAGEMIHEPALLIRTGGKLTDLSKLIHVYPTLSTSLGQLAAEATFAAALRLRWVTRLARLRPFGR
- the ftsH gene encoding ATP-dependent zinc metalloprotease FtsH; its protein translation is MKKTLRHPVLWVVLAVALLVAASSLLGGGDDREKIPLSRLQALTAEEKVATAEIVGEGKVRGELKDGTKYETRFPAEYADELTVRLLDSDVDVDSKDAGQNIWFALLINFLPIILLFGGFLFIINSMQGGGSKVMQFGRAKPKVMNKDEPKVTFADVAGADEAVAELVEIKEFLESPTKFHAIGAKIPKGVLLFGPPGTGKTLLARAVAGEAGVPFFSISGSDFVEMFVGVGASRVRDLFNQAKANPPAIIFMDEIDAVGRHRGAGMGGGHDEREQTLNQLLVEMDGFDTKAGVILIAATNRPDILDPALLRPGRFDRQIVVDRPDLQGRRRILEVHARGKPLEENIDLEVLARRTPGFTGADLANLMNEAALLAARHGHKRIGMTALEDAIDRVIGGPERKTRVMSEKEKLVIAYHEGGHALVGHVLPHADPVHKVSIVARGRALGWTLSLPTEDKYLVSRSELIDQLAVLMGGRTAEELIFEEVTTGAANDIEKASEIARAMVTQYGMSDVLGPLQLGEKNGEVFLGRDLGHQANYSDEMAARIDAEVRKLIDGSHDEALAILETHRATLDRLASALIDQETLDTPELMKILGDLPPWPTRAKVKAPAPAPTPAPVAAASTVEPPPAAGDAAAAAMRRLRRRLRRVTNRPATA
- the folE gene encoding GTP cyclohydrolase I FolE gives rise to the protein MSDAAGPVPARRPVDGPRIERAVREILEAIGEDPGRDGLRATPGRVADMYAEIFSGIGSHPADVLDVTFEEGHDEMVMVLDIPLYSVCEHHLVPFVGKAHVAYIPNADGRITGLSKLARLVDAFARRPQVQERLTTQIADTVEQVLQPRGVLVSLQAEHLCMSMRGVNKPGTLTVTQAVRGLFRSDPRTRAEAMAFIHGR